In Daphnia magna isolate NIES linkage group LG6, ASM2063170v1.1, whole genome shotgun sequence, the following are encoded in one genomic region:
- the LOC116924882 gene encoding uncharacterized protein LOC116924882, protein MQRSRLLLLCAIVSTLPGTLAGPVDQPNAQRAEMSLQTSHSFGLCNDSRCSCNYSSHGTANVNCQCSPQDQEATLDIHPSSVPRIVSNVVIRSCRSVIFHEAGFKHLSHLSNVTVEDVGEVVFHPASFNQINVERAATVTVGRCRQLTIKSGAFSSHPLKPVTLSSSDCHTVRIEELAFSRLSRLTLSNIQSLHLASQAFRFATGTPVDGDHIRTEIVIEHANMTEIKSFTFPSPLDRLLLDNVTVTGQIQSNATSALRIVQLSIHGSRIGSIAAGAFSEFTHLDSLEMRYTSIGEIDERAFSSAASSFMMEVCQIGRMSRSALSMPVARVTLHSNQIDVLATGAIYLREWNELLIENNTVTLVERHAFYNIGEPKLLPAPKAGRDVRFVIRYNNFQQVQPGAFIISAQVPQLKLEANSFQQECDCQMAGWAAQLTQITRRIETTTSASLIEDSVPDALWLGSSLFNSSLCWLDQIAAGCLDLSEPQFLSMNNYTEEFCSDARETDLSRCVATRRALLDVSRIIKFDIEDGSVTKLVGFSSRQDLVMIIVLGVLSACVLLAVCLGMAIIRFRGKTRRQNRGRKAASDDERVTCSPLIPNVEKQLGSGVVSSGSISRLSVKEYRNYLEELGPIYSEPLDPPNPSGWQALPSSSVPPAVPAMPSQWTPKTTAKIEDTDRQTMDRGTQTLENTKAPESVDSSANIDEGDPPSSLALEFTQDVMAALRDKMEVSPLYSEVKDSVVSKQENIPPSEGDATPELYDLIRVVDGEQRPSTSSAKSEHIYCKPWSADQSESRLPSVDDAASIELKMEDKQPSDSQSASGLKSVPATKNQPFHVRGSVPKWPPPVREDKPANRNNTEPRITSASSIKDAKPPPWRSSSRPVPKKSATTSSGTPVASAKTKSSPNQSKLQPLRKPSDAESVSPDATPRSPLRTNEGENYAEVTGQPFSFSFRRPMFADRQDKSGIAGPPKPARTALLCEYADPHDLSEPLYSELVVQDEKRNDLL, encoded by the exons atgcaacgCTCTCGCTTGTTGTTGCTTTGTGCGATCGTATCGACGCTGCCTGGCACTCTCGCGGGGCCGGTCGATCAACCGAATGCACAACGGGCTGAAATGTCTTTGCAGACGTCTCACTCATTCGGATTGTGCAATGATTCACGATGTTCCTGCAATTATTCTTCGCACGGAACGGCTAACGTCAACTGTCAATGCTCACCCCAAGATCAG GAAGCGACGCTAGACATTCATCCGTCATCAGTGCCTCGTATCGTATCGAATGTAGTGATCCGGAGTTGTCGTAGCGTGATCTTTCACGAAGCCGGATTCAAACACTTGAGCCATCTGTCCAACGTGACTGTTGAAGACGTCGGAGAAGTTGTCTTTCATCCAGCATCTTTCAACCAGATTAAC GTCGAAAGGGCAGCGACAGTGACCGTCGGTCGGTGTCGCCAATTAACAATCAAAAGCGGTGCTTTTTCCAGCCATCCACTTAAACCCGTAACTCTTTCATCCTCGGATTGCCATACTGTGCGAATTGAAGAACTCGCATTTTCACGTCTCAGTCGACTGACGTTGAGCAATATCCAGTCGTTGCACCTGGCCTCGCAGGCTTTCCGCTTCGCTACCGGCACTCCAGTTGATGGAGACCACATCCGAACTGAGATCGTCATTGAACATGCCAACATGACAG aaataaaaagttttACATTTCCGTCACCGTTGGACAGACTTCTACTGGACAACGTGACCGTGACGGGCCAAATCCAATCGAATGCCACTTCGGCATTACGCATCGTCCAGCTGAGCATCCACGGCTCACGAATCGGTTCCATCGCAGCTGGCGCCTTCAGCGAATTCACGCACCTCGATTCGCTAGAAATGCGATACACTTCGATAGGAGAAATAGACGAACGTGCTTTTTCATCGGCCGCTTCGTCGTTTATGATGGAAGTCTGTCAAATAGGCCGCATGAGTCGAAGTGCCTTGTCTATGCCCGTCGCCCGCGTAACCCTACATTCCAATCAAATTGATGTGCTGGCCACCGGTGCCATTTACCTGCGTGAATGGAATGAACTGCTTATCGAAAACAATACCGTCACGCTTGTCGAACGTCACGCTTTCTACAACATCGGTGAACCTAAACTTCTTCCGGCTCCGAAAGCTGGACGTGACGTCCGTTTCGTCATACGGTACAACAACTTCCAGCAAGTCCAACCGGGCGCTTTTATCATCAGCGCTCAGGTGCCCCAACTGAAGTTGGAGGCTAATTCTTTCCAGCAAGAGTGTGATTGTCAAATGGCAGGATGGGCCGCTCAACTGACTCAAATCACTCGCCGAATAGAGACCACAACGTCCGCTTCTTTGATCGAAGACTCGGTTCCGGATGCCCTATGGCTCGGCTCTTCACTGTTCAACAGCAGTTTATGTTGGCTGGATCAGATAGCCGCCGGATGTCTGGACCTGTCCGaaccgcaatttctctctATGAACAATTACACGGAAGAATTTTGCTCTGACGCACGTGAGACCGACCTCAGTCGCTGTGTGGCCACCAGGCGTGCTCTGCTGGACGTTAGCCGAATAATCAAGTTCGATATAGAAGATGGTAGCGTAACCAAACTAGTTGGCTTCAGTTCAAGACAAGATTTGGTGATGATCATCGTTCTCGGCGTGCTGTCTGCTTGCGTCCTGCTGGCCGTCTGCCTGGGCATGGCCATTATCCGGTTTAGGGGCAAAACACGCCGTCAAAATCGCGGCCGCAAAGCTGCGTCGGATGACGAACGAGTCACCTGTTCACCGCTGATTCCTAATGTGGAAAAACAATTGGGAAGCGGAGTTGTTTCTTCCGGCTCCATTTCACGTCTATCCGTCAAGGAATACCGAAATTATTTGGAAGAGCTTGGACCTATTTATTCGGAGCCGCTGGATCCGCCCAATCCAAGCGGATGGCAGGCCTTACCGAGTAGTTCGGTTCCACCCGCCGTTCCAGCCATGCCTAGTCAGTGGACACCGAAAACGACCGCCAAAATCGAGGACACCGACAGGCAAACAATGGATCGAGGAACCCAGACATTAGAGAACACAAAAGCTCCGGAATCTGTGGATTCATCCGCAAACATCGACGAGGGAGATCCACCGTCTAGTCTGGCCCTGGAGTTCACCCAAGACGTCATGGCGGCTTTACGAGACAAGATGGAAGTTTCTCCCCTGTACAGCGAAGTCAAAGATTCCGTTGTCTCGAAGCAAGAAAACATTCCGCCGTCGGAAGGAGACGCAACACCTGAACTCTACGATCTCATTAGAGTGGTAGATGGCGAACAAAGACCATCCACATCCTCCGCCAAATCGGAGCACATCTACTGTAAACCGTGGAGCGCTGATCAATCGGAGAGTCGACTTCCATCAGTGGATGACGCAGCATCCATCGAGCTTAAAATGGAAGATAAACAGCCATCCGACAGCCAATCTGCGTCTGGATTAAAGAGTGTTCCAGCGACGAAAAATCAGCCTTTTCATGTGCGTGGATCTGTTCCTAAATGGCCTCCGCCAGTAAGAGAAGACAAGCCGGCCAACCGAAACAATACTGAGCCGAGAATCACATCCGCCTCCTCCATCAAAGATGCCAAACCTCCGCCTTGGAGAAGTTCATCTCGGCCGGTCCCAAAGAAATCAGCAACTACGTCGTCTGGCACTCCGGTTGCTTCCGCCAAAACGAAATCTTCCCCTAACCAATCGAAGCTGCAGCCACTCAGAAAGCCATCAGATGCGGAATCCGTTTCACCGGATGCCACTCCTCGTTCTCCTCTGCGGACCAATGAGGGCGAAAACTATGCGGAAGTGACGGGCCAACCGTTTAGTTTTTCATTCCGACGGCCCATGTTCGCCGATCGTCAAGACAAAAGCGGAATCGCCGGTCCCCCCAAACCGGCTAGAACAGCCTTGCTGTGCGAGTATGCCGATCCGCACGACCTCAGCGAGCCATTGTACTCGGAACTGGTCGTACAAGATGAAAAACGGAACGATCTTCTGTGA
- the LOC116924878 gene encoding uncharacterized protein LOC116924878, whose translation MNRQALFLHGLCCIGPHLIAASISIVYDIKSWYDAIAAMPIVLLVCIALRNKFFFRGILHVNCLLLGIISQEVSRQPRSIDWNQLQNPEFLHVYLCTTHVIKGIGTFVKLFPSAVVINSPDKFTASWRDYVGWSMSILSSLYFLQEPNIYRNNKGMAEWRRTFAQIETLHWTGLALSASTNFEAFGWFFVLFNSLQPLLAYSFFYGYSDDL comes from the exons ATGAATAGGCAGGCTTTGTTTTTGCACGGCTTGTGTTGCATTGGACCACACCTGATAGCCGCTTCAATTTCTATCGTTTACGATATCAAATCGTGGTACGATGCCATTGCTGCCATGCCAATCGTCCTTTTGGTATGCATAGCTTTACGCAATAAGTTCTTCTTCCGTGGCATCCTTCACGTTAATTGCCTCCTGCTCGGTATTATCAG CCAGGAAGTGTCACGTCAGCCACGCAGCATTGACTGGAATCAACTGCAAAATCCGGAATTTCTCCATGTCTACTTGTGCACTACACACGTAATTAAAG GTATAGGAACTTTCGTGAAACTATTTCCGTCGGCGGTAGTCATTAACTCTCCCGACAAATTCACGGCCAGTTGGAGAGACTACGTAGGATGGAGCATGTCCATTCTTTCCAGTCTCTACTTTCTGCAAGAGCCAAATATCTACCGAAACAACAAG GGAATGGCCGAGTGGAGAAGGACATTTGCCCAAATCGAGACACTTCACTGGACAGGATTAGCTTTGAGTGCCTCGACTAATTTTGAAGCTTTCGGGTGGTTCTTCGTTCTGTTTAATTCACTTCAACCGCTTCTAGCTTATAGTTTCTTTTACGGCTATAGCGATGACCTTTGA